One window of Misgurnus anguillicaudatus chromosome 13, ASM2758022v2, whole genome shotgun sequence genomic DNA carries:
- the hnf4a gene encoding hepatocyte nuclear factor 4-alpha isoform X3 codes for MVNVNAQVSTHMDLPYDSSPADGANMNAGNHLGVGTLCAICGDRATGKHYGASSCDGCKGFFRRSVRKNHMYSCRFNRQCIVDKDKRNQCRYCRLKKCFRAGMKKEAVQNERDRISTRRSSYEDSSLPSINALIQADVLSRQISSPGPIMNGDIRTKKVATITDVCESMKQQLLVLVEWAKYIPAFCDLPLDDQVALLRAHAGEHLLLGAAKRSMLYKDILLLGNDHIVPRNCPELEVSRVAIRILDELVLPFQDLQIDDNEYACLKAIVFFDPDAKGLSDPSKIKRMRYQVQVSLEDYINDRQYDSRGRFGELLLLLPTLQSITWQMIEQIQFVKLFGMAKIDNLLQEMLLGGSTNEAPHAHHSLHPHLVQEHLSNNVIVTTNMATPIHNGQMSTPETPIPSPPTASGSDHYKMVQGVIATVPKQPSSIPQQTITKQEAI; via the exons ACTCCTCACCAGCAGACGGTGCCAACATGAATGCTGGCAACCACTTAGGTGTGGGCACCCTATGCGCCATCTGTGGGGATCGGGCCACAGGAAAGCACTACGGTGCCTCTAGCTGTGACGGCTGCAAAGGTTTCTTCAGACGCAGTGTACGCAAAAACCACATGTACTCCTGCAG GTTCAACAGACAGTGCATCGTGGATAAAGACAAAAGAAATCAGTGCCGGTACTGTAGATTGAAGAAATGTTTTCGAGCTGGGATGAAGAAGGAAG ccgtccagaatgaaagagacaGAATTAGCACCAGAAGATCAAGCTATGAAGACAGTAGCTTACCCTCCATAAATGCACTTATTCAGGCCGATGTCCTTTCTAGACAG ATCTCATCACCGGGACCTATAATGAACGGTGACATCCGAACGAAGAAGGTAGCCACAATAACTGATGTATGCGAGTCTATGAAACAGCAGCTGCTGGTGCTGGTGGAATGGGCCAAATACATTCCTGCGTTCTGTGACCTTCCTCTGGATGATCAG GTGGCTTTACTGCGTGCTCATGCTGGAGAGCATCTATTACTCGGAGCTGCCAAACGTTCAATGCTGTATAAGGACATTTTACTATTAG GTAATGATCACATAGTTCCTCGAAACTGCCCAGAGCTGGAGGTGAGCCGGGTGGCTATACGGATCCTGGACGAGTTGGTTCTTCCCTTCCAGGATCTTCAGATCGATGACAATGAATATGCCTGCTTGAAAGCCATTGTATTTTTTGATCCAG ATGCTAAAGGTTTAAGTGATCCAAGTAAGATCAAACGTATGCGATACCAAGTTCAAGTTAGTTTGGAAGACTACATAAATGACCGCCAATATGACTCACGGGGACGGTTTGGCGAGCTGCTTCTTCTTTTGCCAACGCTACAGAGCATAACCTGGCAAATGATCGAACAAATCCAGTTTGTTAAACTGTTCGGAATGGCAAAGATAGACAACCTGCTACAAGAAATGCTTCTCGGAG GTTCCACTAATGAAGCCCCTCATGCCCACCATTCTCTTCATCCACATCTGGTCCAGGAGCATCTCAGTAACAATGTCATAGTCACCACCAACATGGCCACTCCAATACACAATGGGCAGATGT CCACTCCGGAAACACCAATTCCATCTCCCCCCACCGCCTCCGGTTCTGATCACTACAAAATGGTTCAAGGGGTTATAGCCACAGTGCCCAAACAGCCAAGCTCCATTCCTCAACAAACCATCACTAAACAAGAAGCAATCTGA
- the hnf4a gene encoding hepatocyte nuclear factor 4-alpha isoform X1 yields MRLSKPLVDMDMADYSEALDPAYTTLEFENMQVLAMSTDSSPADGANMNAGNHLGVGTLCAICGDRATGKHYGASSCDGCKGFFRRSVRKNHMYSCRFNRQCIVDKDKRNQCRYCRLKKCFRAGMKKEAVQNERDRISTRRSSYEDSSLPSINALIQADVLSRQISSPGPIMNGDIRTKKVATITDVCESMKQQLLVLVEWAKYIPAFCDLPLDDQVALLRAHAGEHLLLGAAKRSMLYKDILLLGNDHIVPRNCPELEVSRVAIRILDELVLPFQDLQIDDNEYACLKAIVFFDPDAKGLSDPSKIKRMRYQVQVSLEDYINDRQYDSRGRFGELLLLLPTLQSITWQMIEQIQFVKLFGMAKIDNLLQEMLLGGSTNEAPHAHHSLHPHLVQEHLSNNVIVTTNMATPIHNGQMSTPETPIPSPPTASGSDHYKMVQGVIATVPKQPSSIPQQTITKQEAI; encoded by the exons ATGCGTCTGTCCAAACCACTAGTAGACATGGACATGGCAGATTACAGCGAGGCCTTGGACCCAGCCTACACAACCCTGGAGTTTGAGAACATGCAAGTGCTTGCAATGAGCACAG ACTCCTCACCAGCAGACGGTGCCAACATGAATGCTGGCAACCACTTAGGTGTGGGCACCCTATGCGCCATCTGTGGGGATCGGGCCACAGGAAAGCACTACGGTGCCTCTAGCTGTGACGGCTGCAAAGGTTTCTTCAGACGCAGTGTACGCAAAAACCACATGTACTCCTGCAG GTTCAACAGACAGTGCATCGTGGATAAAGACAAAAGAAATCAGTGCCGGTACTGTAGATTGAAGAAATGTTTTCGAGCTGGGATGAAGAAGGAAG ccgtccagaatgaaagagacaGAATTAGCACCAGAAGATCAAGCTATGAAGACAGTAGCTTACCCTCCATAAATGCACTTATTCAGGCCGATGTCCTTTCTAGACAG ATCTCATCACCGGGACCTATAATGAACGGTGACATCCGAACGAAGAAGGTAGCCACAATAACTGATGTATGCGAGTCTATGAAACAGCAGCTGCTGGTGCTGGTGGAATGGGCCAAATACATTCCTGCGTTCTGTGACCTTCCTCTGGATGATCAG GTGGCTTTACTGCGTGCTCATGCTGGAGAGCATCTATTACTCGGAGCTGCCAAACGTTCAATGCTGTATAAGGACATTTTACTATTAG GTAATGATCACATAGTTCCTCGAAACTGCCCAGAGCTGGAGGTGAGCCGGGTGGCTATACGGATCCTGGACGAGTTGGTTCTTCCCTTCCAGGATCTTCAGATCGATGACAATGAATATGCCTGCTTGAAAGCCATTGTATTTTTTGATCCAG ATGCTAAAGGTTTAAGTGATCCAAGTAAGATCAAACGTATGCGATACCAAGTTCAAGTTAGTTTGGAAGACTACATAAATGACCGCCAATATGACTCACGGGGACGGTTTGGCGAGCTGCTTCTTCTTTTGCCAACGCTACAGAGCATAACCTGGCAAATGATCGAACAAATCCAGTTTGTTAAACTGTTCGGAATGGCAAAGATAGACAACCTGCTACAAGAAATGCTTCTCGGAG GTTCCACTAATGAAGCCCCTCATGCCCACCATTCTCTTCATCCACATCTGGTCCAGGAGCATCTCAGTAACAATGTCATAGTCACCACCAACATGGCCACTCCAATACACAATGGGCAGATGT CCACTCCGGAAACACCAATTCCATCTCCCCCCACCGCCTCCGGTTCTGATCACTACAAAATGGTTCAAGGGGTTATAGCCACAGTGCCCAAACAGCCAAGCTCCATTCCTCAACAAACCATCACTAAACAAGAAGCAATCTGA
- the hnf4a gene encoding hepatocyte nuclear factor 4-alpha isoform X2 produces MIRRTACSVLLIWSTRRKYSSPADGANMNAGNHLGVGTLCAICGDRATGKHYGASSCDGCKGFFRRSVRKNHMYSCRFNRQCIVDKDKRNQCRYCRLKKCFRAGMKKEAVQNERDRISTRRSSYEDSSLPSINALIQADVLSRQISSPGPIMNGDIRTKKVATITDVCESMKQQLLVLVEWAKYIPAFCDLPLDDQVALLRAHAGEHLLLGAAKRSMLYKDILLLGNDHIVPRNCPELEVSRVAIRILDELVLPFQDLQIDDNEYACLKAIVFFDPDAKGLSDPSKIKRMRYQVQVSLEDYINDRQYDSRGRFGELLLLLPTLQSITWQMIEQIQFVKLFGMAKIDNLLQEMLLGGSTNEAPHAHHSLHPHLVQEHLSNNVIVTTNMATPIHNGQMSTPETPIPSPPTASGSDHYKMVQGVIATVPKQPSSIPQQTITKQEAI; encoded by the exons ATGATAAGAAGAACAGCATGCTCTGTCTTGCTGATATGGTCTACAAGAAGAAAGT ACTCCTCACCAGCAGACGGTGCCAACATGAATGCTGGCAACCACTTAGGTGTGGGCACCCTATGCGCCATCTGTGGGGATCGGGCCACAGGAAAGCACTACGGTGCCTCTAGCTGTGACGGCTGCAAAGGTTTCTTCAGACGCAGTGTACGCAAAAACCACATGTACTCCTGCAG GTTCAACAGACAGTGCATCGTGGATAAAGACAAAAGAAATCAGTGCCGGTACTGTAGATTGAAGAAATGTTTTCGAGCTGGGATGAAGAAGGAAG ccgtccagaatgaaagagacaGAATTAGCACCAGAAGATCAAGCTATGAAGACAGTAGCTTACCCTCCATAAATGCACTTATTCAGGCCGATGTCCTTTCTAGACAG ATCTCATCACCGGGACCTATAATGAACGGTGACATCCGAACGAAGAAGGTAGCCACAATAACTGATGTATGCGAGTCTATGAAACAGCAGCTGCTGGTGCTGGTGGAATGGGCCAAATACATTCCTGCGTTCTGTGACCTTCCTCTGGATGATCAG GTGGCTTTACTGCGTGCTCATGCTGGAGAGCATCTATTACTCGGAGCTGCCAAACGTTCAATGCTGTATAAGGACATTTTACTATTAG GTAATGATCACATAGTTCCTCGAAACTGCCCAGAGCTGGAGGTGAGCCGGGTGGCTATACGGATCCTGGACGAGTTGGTTCTTCCCTTCCAGGATCTTCAGATCGATGACAATGAATATGCCTGCTTGAAAGCCATTGTATTTTTTGATCCAG ATGCTAAAGGTTTAAGTGATCCAAGTAAGATCAAACGTATGCGATACCAAGTTCAAGTTAGTTTGGAAGACTACATAAATGACCGCCAATATGACTCACGGGGACGGTTTGGCGAGCTGCTTCTTCTTTTGCCAACGCTACAGAGCATAACCTGGCAAATGATCGAACAAATCCAGTTTGTTAAACTGTTCGGAATGGCAAAGATAGACAACCTGCTACAAGAAATGCTTCTCGGAG GTTCCACTAATGAAGCCCCTCATGCCCACCATTCTCTTCATCCACATCTGGTCCAGGAGCATCTCAGTAACAATGTCATAGTCACCACCAACATGGCCACTCCAATACACAATGGGCAGATGT CCACTCCGGAAACACCAATTCCATCTCCCCCCACCGCCTCCGGTTCTGATCACTACAAAATGGTTCAAGGGGTTATAGCCACAGTGCCCAAACAGCCAAGCTCCATTCCTCAACAAACCATCACTAAACAAGAAGCAATCTGA
- the ttpal gene encoding alpha-tocopherol transfer protein-like: MEDQTCLIDVDPTREAAAGEGFPAPPPYIYTCTLTPELVAKAREELQEKPEWRLRDVQALRDMILKDHPNLRTRLDDAFLLRFLRARKFDYDRALQLLLNYHASRRAWPEVFQDLKPSTVRHVLDLGFLTVLPRPDPHGRYILCLRPGKWKPNDYPFVDNIRAIYLTLEKLIQPEETQVNGVVILVDYAGVGLSQASNPGPLLAKKVVGILQDGFPIRIKAVNIINEPRIFKGIFAIIKPFLKEKMAERFVLHGSDLASLHRVIPQSVLPEEYGGVSGRLDMSGWSRTLLEAEEEFVVEFCQPDPLEGAILPDDMLFDGVPGGAHGEDAFRHLRSQLYYCY; this comes from the exons ATGGAAGACCAAACTTGTCTCATTGATGTGGACCCTACAAGGGAAGCAGCAGCAGGTGAGGGTTTCCCAGCCCCTCCCCCTTACATCTACACCTGCACTCTGACTCCTGAGCTGGTGGCCAAGGCACGTGAGGAGCTACAGGAGAAGCCTGAATGGAGGCTCCGAGATGTTCAGGCATTACGAGATATGATACTGAAAGACCACCCTAATCTGAGGACACGCTTGGATGATGCATTTCTCCTGCGCTTCCTCAGGGCAAGAAAGTTTGATTATGACCGGGCCCTTCAGCTTCTCCTGAATTATCATGCCAGCAGGAGGGCCTGGCCTGAGGTGTTCCAGGATCTGAAACCTTCCACAGTGAGGCATGTGCTGGACCTGGGCTTTCTCACGGTCCTGCCCAGACCAGATCCACACGGACGGTACATACTGTGTTTACGACCAG GTAAATGGAAGCCAAATGATTATCCATTTGTGGACAACATTCGGGCTATTTATTTGACATTAGAGAAGCTGATTCAGCCCGAGGAAACCCAAGTGAATGGAGTTGTTATCTTAGTGGATTATGCAGGGGTTGGCCTCTCTCAAGCCTCCAATCCAGGTCCTCTTCTGGCAAAGAAAGTTGTCGGCATCCTTCAG GATGGGTTTCCAATCAGAATAAAGGCAGTGAACATAATAAATGAACCTCGTATCTTCAAGGGTATTTTTGCTATAATTAAGCCTTTTCTTAAAGAGAAAATGGCAGAGAGG TTTGTGCTGCATGGCTCAGACTTGGCTTCTCTGCACCGAGTCATCCCTCAGTCTGTACTGCCTGAGGAATATGGAGGAGTGTCTGGTAGACTTGACATGTCGGGCTGGTCCAGAACGCTCCTGGAGGCTGAAGAAGAGTTTGTGGTGGAGTTTTGTCAGCCCGATCCTTTAGAAGGGGCAATTCTGCCAGACGACATGCTGTTTGATGGAGTGCCAGGAGGAGCGCATGGAGAGGATGCCTTTAGACATCTACGTTCTCAACTTTACTATTGTTACTGA